The Sporomusaceae bacterium FL31 nucleotide sequence TTTTGCCCAAGCTTTGCATGAAACCGGGAATTTTCGTTATGGCGGCGATGTTGTGCCTTTGCAGAATAATTACTGCGGTTTAGGAACCACAGGTGGTGGTGTAAAAGGAGCCTGGTTTCCCAATGCTCAAATTGGCATTAGAGCTCAAATCCAGCATTTGTTAGCTTATTCAACAACACGTGAGCCAAAGCTGCCATTAGTTGATCCGCGGTATGGACTAGTTAAGAATTCGGACAAATTTGGACAATCAATCACGTGGACTGATTTAAATGGAAAATGGGCTGTCCCAGGAAAAACCTATGGGCAGAAAATTTTGAGCATTCATGCGCGAATCCTTAATGAAGATTAGTTGCAGTAAAAAAACAATCGGAAAAATCCGATTGTTTTTTTATATTACGCTAGATTATTGTAGTTAAAGCTAAGGGCAAATGCCGTTTGCATACTTATTGGCGTGTAATAATACGAACAAGGCGATCGTAAAACAGGTAATCCCAAACCCACTTCATAAATACAACAAAGCGATTGCGGAAATCGATTAATCTTAAGATATGAACGACTGACCAAATAAACCAGGCGAAGAACCCTTTTAACTTGATTTTACCCATATGAACAACGGCAGCGTTTCGGCCGATGGTTGCCATATTGCCAACATTGGTATAAACATATTTTAGCAGTTCTTTGCCTTTCATTAAATTAATGATAT carries:
- a CDS encoding N-acetylmuramoyl-L-alanine amidase, with amino-acid sequence MGHSITLRAILLLMICLYWAPVSAQAAASNQQANSDFHFLQTNQMIDLSIMGPPLATQEQCLNYLLKRNRFPMITVSPKQLVEYFYEEAFLEGIRPDVAFAQALHETGNFRYGGDVVPLQNNYCGLGTTGGGVKGAWFPNAQIGIRAQIQHLLAYSTTREPKLPLVDPRYGLVKNSDKFGQSITWTDLNGKWAVPGKTYGQKILSIHARILNED